In one Novipirellula artificiosorum genomic region, the following are encoded:
- a CDS encoding proprotein convertase P-domain-containing protein, whose protein sequence is MGVPFKFAVLPLLLLGVSGWCSNCFGQSGLRDSLERLDRNGNGEIDPAEITPLARPYLERIAKSRRLSLDRPNGIDKWQEAARIYHAFQNGVVGKKIVPEDNRSVMPFGPDPDQPLVPEFGLPEVKYPYIQDDLDEADQTIRRHDRNRDGYIDRSEARRATWTHRDPFDEDIDQDDRLSRLELAQRYARRRLLSGDSDELIQKARRTGNGIEPSKPAERQGRDDSQWWRGGSRYYLTATILGRFDSNKNGRLDANEAARIGIPMGRMDVDRDGELSRDELTTFLLEMQDEAGETAEGLPAWFYERDANRDEQVAMAEFTDEWTADQVEEFASLDTNRDGLLTVSEVIQSKAMVGGSYVNNNAEVLPPKKAVLSEIVVDEDYLIGDLNITLSISHTSTGQLDAFLTGPDGQRIELFTEVGGHDDHFDQTVFDDQGRYPITKARPPFKGTFLPEGLLKRQPSLGHFNGQSIKGVWQLTISATRSDRFGMLHNWGLIVKPQEQMPGDSTSADSTSAAENANRGTPAIRER, encoded by the coding sequence ATGGGTGTTCCGTTCAAGTTCGCAGTCCTTCCCTTGCTGCTTTTGGGTGTCAGTGGTTGGTGCAGCAATTGCTTCGGCCAGTCGGGTTTGCGTGATTCGCTTGAGCGGCTCGATAGGAACGGAAATGGTGAAATCGATCCCGCTGAGATCACCCCACTCGCCCGTCCCTATCTCGAGAGGATTGCGAAATCACGGCGACTCTCGCTGGACCGACCCAATGGGATCGATAAGTGGCAAGAAGCGGCACGGATCTATCATGCGTTTCAAAACGGTGTGGTGGGAAAAAAGATTGTCCCCGAGGACAATCGTAGCGTCATGCCGTTCGGCCCCGATCCCGATCAGCCGCTTGTACCGGAGTTTGGTTTGCCCGAAGTCAAGTATCCTTACATTCAAGATGACCTCGATGAAGCCGATCAAACGATCCGACGTCACGATCGCAATCGAGATGGGTATATCGATCGATCGGAAGCCAGACGAGCAACGTGGACGCACCGCGATCCTTTTGACGAAGATATCGACCAAGATGATCGGTTGAGCCGGTTGGAGCTCGCGCAACGTTACGCGCGCCGCCGGCTACTGTCGGGGGACTCCGATGAATTGATCCAAAAAGCACGTCGCACCGGTAACGGGATCGAACCGTCCAAACCAGCGGAACGCCAGGGACGAGATGATTCGCAGTGGTGGCGCGGCGGCAGCCGATACTACCTGACCGCGACGATTTTAGGCCGATTCGATTCCAACAAGAACGGTCGGCTCGATGCAAACGAAGCGGCACGCATCGGTATCCCGATGGGCCGAATGGATGTCGATCGCGACGGCGAATTGTCTCGCGATGAATTGACGACGTTCCTGCTCGAAATGCAAGACGAAGCAGGCGAAACGGCCGAAGGCTTGCCCGCTTGGTTCTACGAGCGCGACGCCAATCGGGACGAGCAGGTCGCCATGGCGGAATTCACGGACGAGTGGACCGCGGATCAGGTCGAGGAATTTGCGTCGCTTGATACCAACCGTGATGGGTTGTTGACGGTCTCAGAAGTGATCCAGTCCAAAGCGATGGTTGGGGGCAGCTACGTGAATAACAACGCGGAAGTGCTGCCGCCAAAGAAGGCGGTTCTTTCCGAAATCGTAGTCGACGAAGACTACCTCATCGGCGATTTGAACATCACACTTTCCATCAGCCATACGTCGACGGGCCAGCTTGATGCTTTCCTGACCGGACCCGATGGTCAACGAATTGAACTCTTTACGGAGGTGGGGGGCCATGATGACCATTTCGACCAAACGGTTTTTGATGATCAAGGGCGATACCCCATCACGAAGGCAAGGCCGCCGTTCAAGGGGACTTTCTTGCCGGAAGGATTGCTGAAGCGTCAACCCAGTCTGGGCCATTTTAATGGCCAAAGTATTAAGGGGGTGTGGCAGCTAACGATCAGCGCAACTCGCAGCGACCGATTTGGAATGTTGCACAATTGGGGGCTCATTGTGAAGCCGCAGGAACAAATGCCCGGTGATTCAACGTCCGCTGATTCAACGTCCGCTGCGGAGAACGCGAACCGTGGCACTCCGGCGATTCGCGAGAGGTGA